From one Bacteroidota bacterium genomic stretch:
- a CDS encoding OmpH family outer membrane protein produces the protein MKQASLILNVILFLAVAYLYYLRFNDGNTVETIPVSGPALNSKIVFVDSDSLMDNYTLFKDMLEAMGKKRDSLDKVLMNKGSYLEKEIKEYQERAAGMSAGERQLREESLMKKQQALMEERDNLLESLKEEEAQLTDSIHVDLMSYLKVFNKKHGYDFILGYSRGGGILLASDSLDITKQVVNGLNQK, from the coding sequence TTGAAACAAGCCTCTCTGATTCTCAATGTAATACTGTTCCTGGCAGTAGCTTATCTCTATTATCTCAGATTTAATGATGGAAATACTGTTGAAACAATACCCGTTTCCGGTCCTGCATTGAACTCGAAAATTGTGTTCGTTGATTCGGATTCGCTTATGGATAATTACACCCTTTTTAAAGATATGCTGGAAGCTATGGGTAAGAAGAGGGATAGTTTGGATAAAGTCCTGATGAATAAGGGCAGTTATCTGGAGAAGGAGATCAAGGAGTATCAGGAAAGAGCCGCAGGGATGAGTGCGGGAGAAAGGCAGTTGAGAGAAGAGTCCTTGATGAAAAAACAACAAGCGCTCATGGAAGAACGTGATAATCTCCTTGAATCACTCAAGGAAGAAGAAGCGCAACTGACAGATAGTATCCATGTTGATTTGATGTCGTACCTGAAAGTGTTCAATAAGAAGCATGGTTATGATTTTATTCTGGGTTATTCCAGAGGAGGAGGCATCCTGCTGGCCAGTGATTCCCTTGACATCACTAAGCAAGTAGTGAATGGATTGAATCAAAAGTAA
- a CDS encoding sterol desaturase family protein encodes MESAKIKNQGTGVIFENRLLEALTRTHFAFPVILYLLIALSMLTYAVLYSKLAMWKVCYLFPLGMLTFSLVEYSIHRWIFHFNAVTEKQLEVKYKIHGVHHEYPRDKDRLVMPPVLSLGMALLFYALFSWIFDTYVWLFFPGFAAGYSFYLLIHYAVHRYRPPKGILKFWWTHHALHHYKSDDAAFAVSNPFWDYLFGTMPNRRTLLQRTTENQLKQ; translated from the coding sequence ATGGAATCTGCGAAAATAAAAAATCAAGGTACCGGTGTCATTTTTGAAAACCGTTTGCTGGAAGCATTGACCAGGACACATTTTGCTTTTCCCGTAATCCTCTATCTGCTGATTGCCCTTTCAATGTTAACCTATGCTGTCCTGTATTCGAAATTGGCAATGTGGAAAGTGTGTTATCTGTTCCCCCTCGGCATGCTTACCTTTTCATTGGTAGAATATTCCATTCATCGGTGGATTTTCCATTTCAATGCCGTTACGGAAAAGCAATTGGAAGTGAAATATAAAATACATGGTGTGCACCATGAATATCCAAGGGATAAGGATCGCCTGGTGATGCCTCCGGTATTGTCATTGGGGATGGCATTGCTATTTTATGCATTGTTTTCATGGATTTTCGATACCTATGTCTGGCTGTTTTTTCCGGGATTTGCTGCAGGGTATTCGTTTTATTTACTGATTCATTATGCCGTGCATCGCTACAGACCTCCCAAAGGAATTCTGAAATTTTGGTGGACACATCATGCCTTGCACCATTATAAATCGGATGATGCAGCTTTCGCGGTTTCTAATCCGTTTTGGGATTACCTTTTTGGTACGATGCCAAATCGGAGAACGCTTCTTCAAAGAACTACTGAAAATCAATTAAAGCAATAG
- the prmC gene encoding peptide chain release factor N(5)-glutamine methyltransferase, which translates to MTILDFLNLVKAELENIYEGSEANALASHLLQERLGYSFSELRMKELEVIDEELTGILVNDLARLKKSEPVQYVLGYTWFNEMRIEVSKDVLIPRPETEELIAFIQDYPLSADGNLLDIGTGSGCIALALKQAFPTARVFGADVSEAALKVAERNSAALDLPVSWLRWDVLKDAMPGVSLPALDVIVSNPPYICMNEFASLHTNVTGFEPHLALFVPDDEPLLFYKYIATFAKKQLKPGGHLWFEINREYAENVAALLEVELFEDVRIYRDLSANDRFVSAVKGV; encoded by the coding sequence ATGACGATTTTAGACTTTTTAAATTTGGTGAAAGCGGAGTTGGAAAACATTTATGAGGGTTCCGAAGCCAATGCGTTAGCCAGTCATCTGCTCCAGGAACGGCTGGGATATTCTTTCAGTGAGCTAAGGATGAAAGAACTGGAAGTGATCGATGAAGAACTTACCGGTATTTTAGTAAATGATCTCGCCCGACTTAAAAAATCAGAACCCGTTCAATATGTGTTGGGATATACCTGGTTCAATGAGATGAGGATAGAAGTGAGTAAGGACGTGTTGATTCCGCGACCTGAAACGGAAGAGTTGATCGCATTCATTCAGGATTATCCTTTATCAGCCGATGGAAACCTACTCGATATTGGCACCGGCAGTGGTTGTATTGCATTGGCATTGAAACAGGCTTTTCCAACTGCAAGGGTTTTCGGTGCGGATGTTTCTGAAGCTGCATTGAAAGTGGCTGAGAGAAACAGTGCCGCGCTTGATTTACCGGTGAGCTGGTTGCGATGGGATGTGCTAAAAGATGCGATGCCGGGGGTAAGCTTACCCGCTCTGGATGTCATTGTCAGTAACCCGCCCTATATCTGCATGAATGAATTTGCTTCGCTCCATACCAACGTAACCGGCTTTGAGCCACATCTTGCTTTGTTTGTTCCTGATGACGAACCCTTACTCTTTTATAAGTACATTGCCACCTTTGCAAAAAAGCAATTGAAACCCGGTGGACATTTATGGTTCGAGATCAACAGGGAATATGCAGAAAATGTTGCGGCCTTGCTTGAGGTAGAGCTGTTTGAAGATGTACGCATTTACAGAGATTTATCTGCGAATGACAGGTTTGTTTCGGCGGTGAAGGGAGTGTAA
- a CDS encoding T9SS type A sorting domain-containing protein, whose protein sequence is MAVRKFLFIQDPKGRIFFDSTSYTHTVEYRKMPFLGTEATICDAQGNFLMSSNGIWIANANNDTMVNGGDLAPGFLTSSWPYGIPLGYGALFLPFPGDSIKYVLFHKSRQGQFAIDPTILYSSTIDISLDGGLGSVVLKNDSIFADTLSWGISACKHANGRDWWIVCIKDGNPQSYTFLLTPLGIDTMLIQNFSLSTNTYGNVSQLIFSQDGSKFIYSSPMNQSPSGNLIIADFDRCTGFFSNINSLSVSPASYLFGLAFSPNSDYAYTCSSSKIYQIDTDSLTVDTVASYDGFISPPGQTCCATSFFNMYLAANAKIYITSGSSVQHLHEMNYPDSAGLDCDVQQHAIDLGSYLHLRAVPNHPNYNLGPVVGSVCDTLTIGIEELKHDFKFSISPNPTSDGYIKLVYLLPQNKNGVFEVYNVTGQRVFEMNLPAWSTLQFVKMPEMSNGVYTCVIKSGYERAGMKLVLMR, encoded by the coding sequence TTGGCTGTTAGGAAATTTCTTTTTATTCAAGATCCGAAAGGAAGGATATTTTTTGATTCAACTTCTTACACACATACTGTTGAATATAGAAAAATGCCATTTTTAGGTACAGAAGCGACCATCTGCGATGCGCAAGGCAATTTTTTAATGAGCAGTAACGGGATTTGGATTGCAAATGCCAACAACGATACGATGGTGAATGGTGGTGATCTAGCTCCAGGATTTTTAACTTCCAGTTGGCCATATGGAATACCTTTAGGTTATGGTGCATTGTTTTTACCTTTCCCAGGGGATTCAATAAAATATGTACTTTTTCACAAATCAAGACAGGGTCAGTTTGCAATAGATCCAACGATTCTCTACTCTTCAACGATTGACATCAGCCTAGATGGGGGTTTGGGTAGTGTAGTTCTTAAAAATGACAGTATTTTTGCTGATACTTTAAGTTGGGGAATAAGTGCATGTAAACATGCAAATGGAAGAGATTGGTGGATTGTATGTATAAAGGATGGGAATCCCCAATCCTACACATTTTTACTCACACCACTTGGGATTGACACAATGCTTATCCAAAATTTTAGTTTATCCACAAATACTTATGGAAATGTGTCTCAATTGATATTTTCTCAAGATGGTTCGAAATTTATTTATAGTTCTCCAATGAATCAAAGTCCTAGTGGAAACTTAATTATTGCAGATTTTGATAGATGTACAGGTTTTTTTTCCAATATTAATTCTCTTTCCGTATCACCAGCAAGCTATTTGTTCGGACTTGCTTTTAGCCCTAATAGTGATTATGCATATACATGTAGTAGCTCAAAAATATATCAAATAGACACTGACAGCCTTACAGTAGACACAGTAGCCAGCTATGACGGATTCATCTCCCCTCCTGGACAAACTTGTTGTGCTACATCATTCTTTAATATGTACTTAGCCGCTAACGCAAAAATATATATCACCAGCGGCAGTTCGGTTCAGCATCTCCATGAAATGAACTACCCGGATAGTGCAGGGCTTGACTGTGATGTACAACAGCATGCCATTGATTTGGGAAGCTACCTTCACCTCAGAGCCGTCCCCAACCACCCCAATTACAACCTTGGTCCGGTTGTAGGAAGTGTTTGTGATACTTTAACCATAGGGATAGAAGAGCTAAAACACGATTTCAAATTTAGTATTTCGCCCAACCCTACAAGCGATGGGTACATTAAGCTGGTTTATCTCTTACCTCAAAATAAGAATGGGGTGTTTGAAGTTTACAATGTGACAGGGCAACGAGTATTTGAAATGAATTTACCCGCTTGGAGTACGCTTCAGTTTGTAAAAATGCCAGAGATGAGTAATGGTGTGTATACTTGTGTTATTAAAAGCGGATATGAAAGAGCGGGAATGAAATTGGTGTTGATGCGATGA
- a CDS encoding peptide chain release factor 3: MSIQQEIKKRRTFAIISHPDAGKTTLTEKFLLFGGAIQTAGAVKSNKIKKSATSDFMEIERQRGISVATSVMNFEYSDTLITLLDTPGHKDFAEDTYRTLTAVDSVILVIDCQKGVEEQTYKLMEVCRMRDTPVIIFVNKMDREGKYPFDLLDELEEKLKIKVRPLSWPISMGSTFKGVYNLYTKSLYAFTPGTEKKPEGISITSLADPAIDKLAGQYAPQLREDVDLIEGVYEKFDTKDYLSGQLAPVFFGSAINNFGVKEMLDAFIEISPVPGGRTSDKRDVNPDEKAFTGFIFKIHANLDPRHRDRIAFLRVCSGKFERSKFYHHVRLDKDIRFNNPATFLGQSKSIIDEAYPGDVIGLYDSGNFKIGDTLSEGEELNFQGIPSFSPEIFKELVNTDPMKTKQLEKGITQLTDEGVAQLFTQFGGNRKIVGTVGELQFEVIQYRLEHEYGASCKFNMIQVYKACWITSEDKVKLDEFIRFRQHQVATDKDGNLVYLADSQWMLDQMIKNYPDLQFHYTSEFKRKSLSE; the protein is encoded by the coding sequence ATGAGCATACAACAGGAAATCAAGAAACGACGCACTTTCGCAATTATCAGTCACCCGGATGCAGGTAAAACCACGCTTACTGAGAAATTTCTTCTTTTCGGAGGCGCCATTCAAACGGCAGGTGCGGTAAAATCGAATAAAATCAAGAAAAGCGCCACCTCCGATTTCATGGAGATCGAGCGGCAAAGGGGAATATCTGTAGCCACATCGGTCATGAATTTTGAATACAGTGACACTTTAATCACCTTATTGGATACACCGGGGCATAAAGATTTTGCTGAGGATACCTACCGGACACTCACCGCTGTAGACAGTGTTATCCTGGTCATCGACTGCCAGAAAGGGGTTGAGGAACAAACCTACAAGTTGATGGAGGTCTGCAGAATGAGGGATACGCCGGTCATCATTTTTGTGAATAAGATGGACCGGGAAGGAAAATACCCATTTGATCTACTCGATGAACTCGAAGAAAAATTAAAAATAAAAGTTCGACCATTGAGCTGGCCGATCAGCATGGGATCAACGTTTAAAGGGGTTTACAATCTTTATACGAAAAGCCTGTATGCCTTTACCCCTGGCACTGAAAAGAAGCCGGAAGGAATCAGCATTACCAGTTTAGCAGATCCGGCGATTGACAAACTGGCGGGACAATACGCGCCACAACTTCGCGAGGATGTGGATCTCATCGAAGGCGTATATGAAAAATTTGATACGAAGGATTATTTGAGCGGTCAACTGGCACCGGTATTCTTTGGATCGGCGATCAATAATTTTGGGGTTAAGGAAATGCTGGATGCTTTCATAGAAATCTCTCCGGTTCCCGGAGGTAGAACGAGTGATAAGAGAGATGTGAATCCTGATGAAAAAGCATTTACCGGTTTCATTTTTAAAATACATGCCAACCTCGATCCCCGACACCGCGATCGTATTGCTTTTTTAAGAGTCTGCAGCGGAAAGTTTGAACGCAGTAAATTTTACCATCATGTTCGTCTCGATAAGGATATCCGCTTTAACAATCCTGCTACCTTTTTGGGACAAAGCAAGAGCATCATCGATGAAGCCTATCCGGGTGATGTGATCGGATTATACGACTCCGGTAATTTTAAAATCGGCGATACCTTATCGGAAGGAGAGGAATTAAATTTTCAGGGGATTCCCAGTTTCTCACCGGAGATATTTAAGGAACTGGTCAATACCGATCCGATGAAAACGAAACAACTGGAAAAAGGAATTACGCAATTAACGGATGAAGGAGTAGCACAGCTCTTCACACAGTTTGGCGGCAACCGGAAGATTGTGGGTACCGTGGGTGAACTTCAGTTTGAAGTGATTCAATACCGGTTGGAGCATGAGTATGGCGCTTCCTGTAAATTCAATATGATTCAGGTGTATAAGGCGTGTTGGATTACTTCAGAGGATAAAGTGAAGCTCGATGAATTCATTCGTTTCCGTCAGCACCAGGTGGCTACTGATAAAGACGGGAATCTCGTTTACCTTGCCGATTCACAATGGATGCTGGATCAGATGATAAAAAATTATCCGGACCTTCAATTTCATTATACTTCTGAATTCAAACGGAAATCGCTCAGCGAATAA
- the accC gene encoding acetyl-CoA carboxylase biotin carboxylase subunit: MKFTKILIANRGEISLRIMRSAREMGIKTVAVYSEADRNALHVRYADEAVFIGPAPSQQSYLVIDKIIDAALKTGAQAIHPGYGFLSENASFAREVKKNGLVLIGPSPESMEIMGDKLSAKAAAKKFDIPLVPGTDYAISDVSQARQVAKEVGFPILIKASAGGGGKGMRIVESEDQFDEMLERAVSEATSAFGDGSVFIERYVASPRHIEIQVLGDQQGNIVYLFERECSIQRRHQKVIEEAPSSVLTPAIREAMGKCAVLVAKAANYVGAGTVEFLLDENLNFYFLEMNTRLQVEHPVTEMITGIDLVKEQIRIAEGHPLSFSQEDLKIEGHAVEVRVYAEDPANDFLPDIGKLVRYVRPQGPGVRVDDGFEEGMDIPIYYDPMIAKLITHGKDREEAIARMLRAIREYVIVGCETTLPFCSYVLRHDAFTSGNFDTHFVKHYFTPAVLKEELSKEEQQAGLILSYLLQDQSNKNRKPVVTTGDGTQRSAWKIRRS, from the coding sequence ATGAAATTTACAAAAATCCTTATTGCCAACCGGGGGGAGATTTCTTTAAGAATTATGAGATCAGCCCGTGAAATGGGTATTAAAACTGTTGCGGTTTATTCGGAAGCAGATCGAAATGCCTTGCATGTCCGTTATGCGGATGAAGCCGTTTTTATTGGTCCGGCACCCTCTCAGCAAAGTTATCTGGTAATAGATAAAATTATTGATGCCGCCTTGAAGACAGGCGCACAAGCGATTCATCCCGGATACGGGTTTTTATCTGAAAATGCGTCCTTTGCCCGGGAGGTGAAGAAAAATGGTCTGGTTTTGATTGGACCATCTCCGGAGTCCATGGAGATCATGGGTGACAAATTATCTGCAAAAGCAGCTGCTAAGAAATTCGATATTCCTCTGGTGCCGGGTACGGATTATGCGATATCAGATGTTTCTCAAGCGCGACAAGTCGCCAAGGAAGTGGGCTTCCCCATTCTGATTAAGGCTTCAGCAGGTGGTGGCGGTAAGGGGATGCGGATTGTCGAGAGTGAAGATCAGTTTGATGAAATGCTCGAACGGGCAGTGAGTGAAGCGACTTCCGCGTTTGGTGATGGTTCGGTTTTTATTGAGCGATATGTGGCTTCTCCACGGCATATTGAGATTCAGGTCTTGGGCGATCAGCAGGGAAATATTGTATACCTGTTTGAACGGGAATGTTCTATCCAAAGAAGGCATCAGAAAGTGATTGAAGAAGCACCCAGTTCTGTATTGACTCCTGCTATCAGAGAAGCAATGGGGAAATGCGCGGTGCTCGTGGCTAAGGCCGCTAATTATGTGGGGGCAGGTACCGTGGAATTCCTCCTGGATGAAAACCTGAATTTTTATTTCCTGGAGATGAATACCCGCTTGCAGGTGGAGCATCCGGTCACGGAAATGATTACAGGCATCGATCTGGTAAAGGAACAAATCAGAATTGCAGAGGGGCATCCATTGTCGTTTAGTCAGGAGGATTTGAAAATTGAAGGGCATGCCGTTGAAGTAAGGGTGTATGCGGAGGATCCTGCCAATGACTTCCTGCCGGATATCGGTAAACTCGTTCGCTATGTTCGTCCACAGGGACCGGGAGTGAGAGTCGATGATGGATTTGAAGAGGGAATGGATATTCCGATTTATTACGATCCGATGATTGCTAAACTCATCACCCATGGGAAGGATAGGGAAGAGGCCATAGCCAGAATGCTGCGGGCTATTCGTGAATATGTGATTGTGGGCTGCGAAACCACTTTGCCATTTTGTAGTTATGTCCTGCGACATGATGCCTTTACCAGCGGTAATTTCGATACCCATTTTGTGAAGCATTATTTTACCCCGGCTGTCTTAAAAGAGGAATTGTCAAAAGAAGAACAGCAAGCCGGATTAATTCTTTCCTACCTCTTGCAGGATCAAAGCAATAAGAACAGGAAGCCTGTCGTTACTACTGGCGATGGCACCCAAAGATCCGCATGGAAAATCAGAAGGTCATGA
- the sucC gene encoding ADP-forming succinate--CoA ligase subunit beta, which produces MNVHEYQGKEILKSFGVAIQEGIVAENAEEAVAAAKKLTEQTGTEWWVVKAQIHAGGCGKGGGVKLAKNLDELRERTNQIIGMNLVTPQTGPAGKKVHKVLIAQDVYYPGPSKTAEFYMSVLLNRQTGRNIIMYSTEGGMDIEEVAEKTPERIFKEEVDPRVGLQPFQTRKIAFNLGLSGNAFKEMTRFVSNLYKAYDQTDSSMFEINPVLKTSDDKIIAVDAKVNLDENALFRHPDFVAMRDVLEEDPTEVEAAAHELNYVKLDGNVGCMVNGAGLAMATMDIIKLAGGEPANFLDVGGTANAARVEKAFRIILKDPNVKAILVNIFGGIVRCDRVAQGIVDAYKNIGEIPVPIIVRLQGTNADEAKRLIDESGLKVFSAIELIEAADLVKKVVG; this is translated from the coding sequence ATGAATGTACATGAGTATCAGGGCAAGGAAATTCTAAAGAGTTTTGGTGTAGCCATTCAGGAAGGTATTGTAGCTGAAAATGCCGAGGAAGCCGTTGCTGCCGCAAAAAAACTGACTGAACAAACCGGAACCGAATGGTGGGTGGTGAAAGCTCAGATTCATGCCGGTGGTTGTGGAAAAGGGGGTGGTGTGAAACTGGCGAAGAATCTGGATGAACTGAGAGAGCGTACCAATCAGATTATTGGTATGAATCTGGTGACTCCACAAACAGGTCCCGCCGGAAAGAAAGTGCATAAGGTGTTGATCGCGCAGGATGTCTATTATCCGGGTCCGAGTAAAACAGCCGAATTTTATATGAGCGTGTTGCTCAATCGTCAAACCGGTCGTAATATTATCATGTATTCTACCGAGGGTGGAATGGATATCGAAGAAGTGGCAGAAAAGACACCGGAGCGTATTTTTAAAGAGGAAGTGGATCCGCGTGTGGGTCTGCAACCTTTCCAGACACGTAAAATCGCATTCAATCTCGGTTTATCCGGAAATGCTTTTAAAGAAATGACACGTTTCGTCAGCAATTTATATAAAGCCTATGATCAAACGGATTCTTCCATGTTTGAGATTAATCCTGTATTGAAAACCTCTGATGATAAAATTATTGCCGTAGATGCAAAAGTGAATCTGGATGAGAATGCTTTATTCCGTCACCCGGATTTTGTAGCGATGAGAGATGTGTTGGAAGAAGATCCTACTGAAGTGGAAGCCGCGGCGCATGAACTTAACTATGTGAAGCTGGACGGGAATGTAGGATGTATGGTGAATGGCGCAGGACTCGCAATGGCGACAATGGATATCATCAAACTGGCAGGTGGTGAGCCCGCCAATTTCCTGGACGTTGGTGGAACAGCCAATGCAGCACGTGTGGAGAAAGCATTCAGAATTATTTTGAAGGACCCTAATGTGAAAGCAATTCTCGTGAATATTTTCGGTGGTATTGTGCGTTGCGACCGGGTAGCGCAGGGCATTGTGGATGCCTATAAAAATATTGGTGAAATACCCGTGCCTATCATCGTTCGCTTACAGGGAACCAATGCCGATGAAGCAAAGCGGTTGATTGATGAAAGCGGATTGAAAGTGTTCTCCGCCATTGAATTGATAGAAGCAGCAGATCTGGTGAAGAAAGTAGTCGGATAA
- the ribD gene encoding bifunctional diaminohydroxyphosphoribosylaminopyrimidine deaminase/5-amino-6-(5-phosphoribosylamino)uracil reductase RibD: MSNDQLYIQRCLQLAALGSGQVAPNPLVGCVIIADGKIIGEGYHRQFGEAHAEVNAIDAVKDKSLLGRATLYVNLEPCSHFGKTPPCTDLIISSGIRKVVIGMQDPFAGVNGSGIRKLREAGIEVICSVLEDECLLLNKRFVCAHTRKRPYLILKWAQSSDGITGNGKERVQISNSLSKIIGHKWRSEESGILIGAGTAAIDDPELNTRHWQGASPVRIILDRSGNLCGKSNLKIFDGQQRTLIYTQQENYNYSNAEVIPLSAFTPFLPALLSHLQQAGIHSLLVEGGPLTHRQFLEQQLWDECRIFISNKIIGQGISAPAIPQGKIHLTSIGDNQLFEIVNQQPA; this comes from the coding sequence ATGTCCAACGATCAACTTTATATTCAACGCTGCTTACAATTAGCAGCCCTCGGGTCCGGACAGGTCGCGCCTAATCCCCTGGTAGGATGTGTTATTATTGCAGACGGCAAAATAATTGGCGAAGGCTACCACCGTCAATTTGGAGAAGCGCATGCGGAAGTAAATGCCATTGATGCAGTAAAAGATAAATCACTGCTTGGCAGAGCGACACTGTATGTGAATCTGGAGCCTTGTTCTCATTTTGGAAAAACTCCACCGTGTACGGATCTGATTATTTCCTCCGGTATCCGAAAAGTGGTGATTGGCATGCAGGATCCCTTTGCGGGGGTCAATGGAAGTGGTATCAGGAAATTACGAGAAGCAGGCATTGAAGTGATTTGCTCAGTTCTGGAAGATGAATGTCTCCTACTAAACAAACGTTTTGTTTGCGCTCATACCCGGAAAAGGCCTTATCTGATTTTAAAATGGGCTCAGAGCAGCGATGGCATTACCGGAAACGGAAAAGAAAGAGTACAAATCAGTAACTCCCTCAGTAAAATCATCGGTCATAAATGGAGAAGCGAAGAAAGCGGCATTCTTATCGGCGCCGGAACCGCTGCGATTGATGATCCTGAACTGAATACCCGGCATTGGCAGGGTGCATCTCCGGTAAGAATCATATTGGATCGATCCGGAAATCTTTGCGGGAAAAGCAATTTAAAAATTTTCGATGGCCAACAACGCACACTTATCTATACACAGCAGGAAAATTATAATTATTCCAACGCTGAAGTCATTCCCCTTTCGGCTTTCACGCCCTTCCTTCCTGCTCTCTTAAGTCATTTGCAACAAGCCGGTATTCATTCGCTCTTAGTGGAAGGAGGACCTCTTACGCATCGTCAGTTTCTGGAACAGCAACTTTGGGATGAGTGCCGGATTTTCATCAGCAACAAAATCATAGGTCAGGGTATTTCTGCACCGGCGATTCCGCAGGGAAAAATACATCTGACATCTATAGGCGATAATCAACTGTTCGAAATCGTTAATCAGCAGC
- a CDS encoding esterase family protein → MSTHSSSKRPLIKSKPEEEKPEGLLKTIFIEDFFSAALKRQMKVEIVLPPWYKETPQFSFPVLILNDGQLLHKVKVKEALLKLYNENVIPPMIIAGIHAHNRLHEYGVAGVPDYKSRGNKAGKYSRFMVNEFLPLLKKNFRVLEGPAHTAIAGFSLGGLSAFDISWNYPHFFGTTGVFSGSFWWRSKSYDGGYDEASDRIIHKLVRGTDSVSNQRFWFQCGTEDELSDRNNNGVIDSIEDTLDLIDELQAIGYEKGTNIEYVEVEGGRHDEETWSKVFPDFLIWAFGRGKVRL, encoded by the coding sequence ATGTCAACTCACTCTTCAAGTAAACGTCCGCTTATTAAAAGTAAACCTGAGGAAGAGAAGCCGGAAGGTCTCTTGAAAACAATTTTTATTGAAGATTTTTTTTCAGCTGCACTGAAGCGTCAGATGAAAGTGGAAATTGTACTGCCTCCCTGGTACAAAGAAACGCCTCAGTTTTCGTTTCCTGTGTTGATTTTAAATGACGGACAATTGCTGCATAAGGTTAAAGTGAAAGAAGCCTTGTTGAAATTGTACAATGAAAATGTGATTCCCCCAATGATCATTGCCGGTATTCACGCGCATAACCGCTTGCACGAATATGGAGTGGCAGGAGTACCTGATTATAAGAGCAGGGGCAATAAAGCAGGGAAGTATAGCCGCTTTATGGTGAATGAATTCTTGCCCTTGCTGAAGAAAAATTTCAGAGTGCTCGAGGGTCCTGCCCATACGGCCATTGCAGGTTTTTCACTCGGTGGACTCTCTGCATTTGACATTTCCTGGAACTATCCACATTTCTTCGGTACAACCGGTGTTTTCTCCGGTTCTTTTTGGTGGAGAAGTAAGAGCTACGATGGAGGGTATGATGAAGCCAGTGACCGTATCATCCATAAATTAGTCCGTGGAACGGATTCGGTGAGCAATCAGCGTTTCTGGTTTCAGTGCGGTACAGAAGATGAACTTTCAGACCGGAATAACAATGGTGTTATTGATTCGATTGAAGATACACTAGATCTGATAGATGAGCTACAGGCTATCGGTTATGAAAAGGGAACGAATATCGAGTATGTGGAAGTAGAAGGAGGCAGACATGACGAAGAAACCTGGTCCAAAGTTTTTCCCGATTTTTTAATATGGGCTTTTGGCAGAGGAAAAGTCAGGTTGTAA
- a CDS encoding DUF4294 domain-containing protein, with the protein MAPKDPHGKSEGHDFGTYLVWTSGMKSRSLLFLLLAFSLKVSAQLEMPGGGYKVLATVIDGDTMPIIHLAPAEIYASISPEAAAKMKSFLKLRRDVLRAYPYAKLAAVQLKFINDSVAHISNERAKKKFIKKTEAELKDQFERDLKKLTVTQGRILIKLIDRETGSTSYALVKELRGGLQAFFWQGLARLFGSNLKSEYKADAEDQLIESIVQQIERGELKFQTVSK; encoded by the coding sequence ATGGCACCCAAAGATCCGCATGGAAAATCAGAAGGTCATGATTTTGGCACATATTTGGTTTGGACGAGTGGCATGAAATCCCGTAGTCTTCTCTTCTTGTTACTTGCCTTTTCATTAAAAGTCTCCGCTCAACTGGAGATGCCCGGTGGTGGTTATAAAGTCCTCGCTACTGTTATTGACGGGGATACCATGCCGATTATTCATCTTGCTCCCGCCGAAATATATGCCTCCATCTCTCCGGAAGCAGCGGCGAAAATGAAATCCTTCCTCAAGCTGCGACGCGATGTTTTAAGAGCTTATCCGTATGCAAAACTGGCAGCAGTGCAATTAAAGTTTATCAATGATAGCGTGGCGCATATCTCCAATGAAAGAGCGAAGAAGAAATTTATTAAGAAGACCGAAGCAGAGCTTAAAGATCAGTTTGAAAGGGATCTGAAAAAACTGACGGTCACTCAAGGACGCATCTTAATCAAATTGATTGACAGGGAAACCGGTTCTACTTCCTATGCGTTGGTAAAGGAATTGAGAGGGGGATTGCAGGCATTTTTCTGGCAGGGACTCGCCCGGCTTTTCGGATCCAACCTGAAATCAGAATATAAGGCCGATGCAGAAGATCAACTTATTGAATCGATTGTTCAACAAATCGAACGGGGAGAATTGAAATTTCAAACTGTTTCTAAATAG